A single region of the Microcella sp. genome encodes:
- a CDS encoding cell division protein SepF, whose product MSNPLRKTMVYLGLADEEVDYEHTAAVAPAPAPAAQRAPVTPLRRAAPARASAHSDLNEILTVHPRAYKDARVIAESFREGIPVIMNLSQMTDSDARRLVDFASGLTEGLYGRIERVTSGVFLLSPAHVTTSGDAAEIEPDVDASFLPRD is encoded by the coding sequence ATGAGCAATCCGCTGCGCAAGACCATGGTGTACCTCGGCCTCGCCGATGAAGAGGTCGACTACGAGCACACTGCTGCGGTGGCACCCGCTCCGGCGCCAGCCGCGCAGCGCGCCCCGGTGACGCCGTTGCGGCGCGCCGCGCCCGCAAGGGCCTCGGCGCACTCCGACCTCAACGAGATCCTGACCGTGCACCCGCGCGCCTACAAAGACGCTCGAGTGATCGCCGAGAGCTTCCGCGAGGGCATTCCGGTCATCATGAACCTCTCGCAGATGACCGACTCAGACGCGCGACGACTCGTCGACTTCGCGAGCGGTCTGACCGAGGGTCTCTACGGGCGCATCGAGCGCGTGACGAGCGGGGTCTTCCTGCTCTCGCCCGCCCACGTGACGACGAGCGGTGACGCGGCCGAGATCGAGCCAGACGTCGACGCCTCGTTCCTGCCCCGAGACTGA
- a CDS encoding RluA family pseudouridine synthase — translation MTESRSLAVPPGRAGERVDVAVATLLGFSRSQAAEIADAGGVRIDGRVARRSDRVAADSWLDISWQPRRESSIEPIEVDDLGIVHDDDDLVVVDKPVGVAAHPSVGWEGPTVIGALAAAGFRIATSGPPERAGVVHRLDAGTSGLMVVAKSESAYRELKRQFHDREVEKVYHAVVQGHPDPSSGTIDAPIGRHPGSAWRFAVVSGGKPSVTHYDTLEAFPAASLLEIQLETGRTHQIRVHMAAQRHPCVGDAMYGADPTLSARLGLERQWLHAMRLAFRHPVTGQRVEFSSHYPEDLQHALDVLRNV, via the coding sequence GTGACCGAGTCGCGCTCTCTTGCTGTTCCTCCCGGTCGGGCAGGCGAACGGGTCGACGTCGCCGTGGCGACCCTGCTGGGGTTCTCACGATCGCAGGCTGCAGAGATCGCCGACGCCGGGGGAGTGCGCATCGATGGCAGGGTCGCTCGTCGATCTGACCGCGTGGCCGCAGATTCCTGGCTCGACATCAGCTGGCAGCCTCGCCGAGAGTCGAGTATCGAGCCCATCGAGGTCGACGATCTCGGCATCGTGCACGACGACGACGACCTGGTCGTCGTCGACAAGCCGGTCGGGGTCGCAGCCCACCCCTCAGTCGGGTGGGAGGGGCCCACCGTCATCGGCGCCCTGGCTGCCGCCGGCTTCCGCATCGCCACGTCGGGCCCGCCGGAGCGCGCGGGCGTCGTGCATCGTCTCGACGCCGGAACCAGCGGCCTCATGGTGGTAGCTAAGTCGGAGTCGGCCTATCGAGAGCTGAAGCGCCAGTTTCACGACCGCGAGGTCGAGAAGGTCTACCACGCCGTCGTGCAAGGGCATCCCGACCCCTCTTCTGGCACCATCGATGCGCCCATCGGCAGGCACCCCGGCAGCGCGTGGAGGTTCGCCGTCGTATCTGGTGGCAAGCCTTCGGTGACGCACTACGACACCCTGGAGGCGTTTCCGGCGGCGTCGCTGCTCGAGATTCAGCTTGAGACAGGCAGAACGCATCAGATTCGGGTGCACATGGCGGCGCAGCGGCACCCCTGCGTCGGCGACGCGATGTATGGCGCAGACCCCACGCTGAGCGCTCGGCTCGGCCTGGAACGCCAGTGGCTGCACGCCATGCGCCTCGCTTTCCGGCACCCGGTGACGGGGCAGAGGGTCGAGTTCTCGTCGCACTACCCCGAAGACCTGCAGCACGCGCTCGACGTGCTGCGCAACGTCTGA
- the dnaE gene encoding DNA polymerase III subunit alpha, translating into MTTRDNSFVHLHVHSEYSMLDGAARVKPLIAEAVAQGMPAIAVTDHGNMFGAYDFWRTATEAGIKPIIGTEAYLTPGTHRTDKTRVRWGGGGEDDVSGAGAYTHITLLAESTEGMHNLFRMSSLASIEGYYFKPRMDRELLQRYAKGVIATTGCPSSEVQTRLRLGQYDEAKKAAAEFRDIFGPENYFVEIMDHGLGVERRVMGDLIRLASELSLPLVATNDLHYTHVGDASSHAALLCVQSGSTLSDPNRFKFDADEFYLKSPAQMRDLFRDHPEACDNTLLIAERVDVAFNTSANYMPRFPVPDGETEDSWFEKEVERGLAVRYPGGVPDAVRERAAYEIGVITQMGFSGYFLVVADFINWSKNNGIRVGPGRGSGAGSMAAYAMRITDLDPLEHGLIFERFLNPDRVSMPDFDVDFDDRRRAEVIHYVTEKYGDERVAQIVTYGTIKAKQALKDSSRVLGFPFGMGEKLTKAMPPAIMGKDMPLSGIFDPTDKRYKEAADFRAIIEADAEARTVFDTALGLENLKRQWGVHAAGVIMSSEPLIDIIPIMKREQDGQIVTQFDYPASEALGLVKMDFLGLRNLTIIDDALDNIEANRGERLVLEELTLDDAAAYELLARGDTLGVFQLDGGPMRSLLRMMKPDNFEDISAVLALYRPGPMGADSHTNYALRKNGRQEITPIHPELADALDEVLGGTYGLIVYQEQVMAIAQKLAGYTLAQADLLRRAMGKKKKEELDKQYETFEAGMTERGFSAAATKKLWDTLLPFSDYAFNKAHSAAYGVVSYWTAYLKAHYPAEYMAALLTSVGDSKDKMAVYLNECRRMGITVLPPDVNESIGYFAAVGDDIRFGMGAVRNVGFAVVEHIVAARESTSRFTSFHDFLKKVPAPVANKRAIESLIKAGAFDSLGSTRRALMEVHEGAVEAAVKEKRAEEVGDVGFDFDSLFDEPEQGAEHVPERPEWAKKDKLAFEREMLGLYVSDHPLAGLERALAQHAGTGIAELNDNPPADGEQVTVAGLITSVQHRVARQSGNPYGMITLEDFGGEVTIMFLGKTYTEFGSRLVADTIVVVRGRVNHRDDGITLQAMTLQQPEFGVSADTGPLTLTVREQRATVEVVSELDSVLNRHKGETEVRLRLVRDDTARVFELPHRVETSAGFYGEVKGLLGPRALT; encoded by the coding sequence GTGACCACTCGAGACAACTCGTTCGTCCACCTCCACGTGCACAGCGAGTACTCGATGCTCGACGGCGCGGCGCGAGTCAAGCCGCTCATCGCCGAGGCCGTGGCGCAGGGCATGCCTGCCATCGCCGTGACCGACCACGGCAACATGTTCGGCGCCTACGACTTCTGGCGCACGGCCACCGAGGCCGGCATCAAGCCAATCATCGGCACCGAGGCCTACTTGACCCCGGGCACGCATCGCACCGACAAGACGCGAGTGCGCTGGGGCGGTGGGGGCGAAGACGACGTCTCTGGTGCTGGCGCATACACGCACATCACCCTGCTGGCCGAGTCGACCGAGGGCATGCACAACCTCTTCAGAATGTCGTCGTTGGCCTCGATCGAGGGCTATTACTTCAAGCCGCGCATGGATCGTGAGCTGCTGCAGCGCTACGCGAAGGGCGTCATCGCCACGACCGGGTGCCCGAGCAGCGAGGTGCAGACCCGGTTGCGACTGGGGCAGTACGACGAGGCGAAGAAGGCCGCCGCCGAGTTTCGTGACATCTTCGGCCCCGAGAACTACTTCGTCGAGATCATGGATCACGGTCTCGGGGTCGAGCGGCGGGTCATGGGTGACCTGATCAGGCTCGCGAGCGAGCTCTCGCTGCCGCTCGTCGCGACCAACGACCTGCACTACACGCACGTTGGCGACGCTAGCTCGCACGCCGCGCTGCTCTGTGTGCAGTCGGGCAGCACACTCAGTGATCCGAACCGCTTCAAGTTCGATGCTGACGAGTTCTATTTGAAGTCTCCCGCGCAGATGCGCGACCTCTTCCGCGATCATCCCGAAGCCTGTGACAACACCCTGCTCATCGCTGAGCGTGTCGACGTGGCCTTCAACACCTCGGCCAACTACATGCCCCGATTTCCGGTGCCCGACGGCGAGACAGAAGATTCTTGGTTCGAGAAAGAGGTCGAGCGCGGTCTGGCGGTGCGGTATCCGGGCGGAGTTCCGGATGCCGTGCGCGAGCGCGCCGCCTACGAGATCGGCGTGATCACGCAGATGGGCTTCTCGGGCTACTTCCTCGTCGTCGCCGACTTCATCAACTGGTCGAAGAACAACGGCATCAGGGTCGGGCCAGGGCGCGGGTCAGGTGCCGGGTCGATGGCCGCATACGCCATGCGTATTACCGATCTCGACCCTCTCGAGCACGGGCTGATCTTCGAGCGGTTCTTGAACCCCGATCGAGTGTCGATGCCCGACTTCGACGTCGACTTTGACGACCGCAGGCGTGCGGAGGTCATCCACTATGTCACCGAGAAGTATGGCGACGAGCGGGTCGCCCAGATCGTCACCTACGGCACCATCAAAGCGAAGCAGGCGCTGAAAGACAGCTCGCGCGTGCTCGGTTTTCCGTTCGGCATGGGCGAGAAGCTCACCAAGGCGATGCCGCCCGCGATCATGGGCAAAGACATGCCGCTCTCGGGAATCTTCGACCCCACCGACAAACGATACAAAGAGGCCGCCGACTTTCGCGCCATCATCGAGGCCGACGCTGAAGCCCGCACCGTCTTCGACACCGCGCTGGGGCTCGAGAACCTCAAACGTCAGTGGGGCGTGCACGCGGCCGGGGTGATCATGTCGAGCGAGCCGCTCATCGACATCATTCCGATCATGAAGCGCGAGCAAGACGGGCAGATCGTCACCCAGTTCGACTATCCAGCATCTGAGGCCCTCGGCCTCGTCAAGATGGACTTCTTGGGGTTGCGCAACCTCACGATCATCGACGACGCGCTCGACAACATCGAGGCCAACCGCGGCGAACGGCTCGTGCTCGAAGAGCTCACGCTCGATGATGCCGCTGCCTACGAGTTGCTTGCCCGGGGCGACACCCTGGGGGTGTTCCAGCTCGACGGCGGCCCCATGCGCTCGCTGTTGCGCATGATGAAGCCCGACAACTTCGAAGACATCTCGGCGGTCTTGGCCCTCTATCGGCCGGGGCCGATGGGCGCCGACTCGCACACCAACTACGCCCTGCGCAAGAACGGCCGTCAAGAGATCACACCGATTCACCCCGAGCTCGCCGACGCGCTCGACGAGGTTCTCGGCGGCACGTATGGGCTCATCGTCTATCAAGAGCAGGTCATGGCAATTGCCCAGAAGCTCGCCGGCTACACCCTCGCGCAAGCCGACCTGTTGCGTCGCGCCATGGGCAAGAAGAAGAAAGAAGAGCTCGACAAGCAGTACGAGACCTTCGAAGCAGGCATGACCGAGCGCGGCTTCAGCGCAGCGGCCACCAAGAAGCTCTGGGACACCCTGTTGCCGTTCTCTGACTACGCCTTCAACAAGGCGCACTCGGCCGCCTACGGTGTGGTGTCGTACTGGACCGCCTACCTCAAGGCGCACTATCCGGCCGAGTACATGGCGGCGCTGCTGACCAGCGTTGGCGACTCGAAAGACAAGATGGCGGTGTATCTCAACGAGTGCCGCCGCATGGGCATCACGGTGCTGCCGCCCGATGTCAACGAGTCGATCGGCTACTTCGCCGCCGTAGGCGATGACATCAGGTTCGGTATGGGGGCGGTGCGCAACGTCGGGTTCGCCGTGGTCGAGCACATCGTCGCCGCGCGCGAGTCGACCTCGCGATTCACCTCGTTCCACGATTTCTTGAAGAAGGTTCCCGCACCGGTTGCGAACAAGAGAGCGATCGAGTCGCTCATCAAGGCGGGGGCCTTCGACTCGCTGGGCTCGACACGACGAGCGCTTATGGAGGTGCACGAGGGCGCCGTCGAGGCGGCCGTGAAAGAGAAGCGCGCCGAAGAGGTCGGCGATGTCGGGTTCGACTTCGACAGCTTGTTCGACGAGCCAGAGCAGGGCGCTGAGCACGTGCCTGAGCGCCCCGAATGGGCGAAGAAAGACAAGCTCGCGTTCGAGCGCGAAATGCTCGGGTTGTATGTGTCTGATCACCCCCTCGCGGGGCTCGAGCGAGCCCTCGCGCAGCACGCCGGCACGGGCATCGCCGAGCTCAACGACAACCCGCCGGCCGATGGCGAGCAAGTGACGGTGGCCGGACTCATCACGAGCGTGCAGCACCGCGTTGCCCGGCAGTCGGGAAACCCCTACGGCATGATCACGCTCGAAGACTTCGGTGGCGAGGTCACGATCATGTTTCTCGGCAAGACCTATACCGAGTTCGGGTCACGGCTCGTGGCCGACACCATCGTCGTCGTGCGCGGTCGCGTCAACCACCGTGATGACGGCATCACGCTGCAGGCTATGACCCTGCAGCAGCCCGAGTTCGGTGTGAGCGCCGACACGGGCCCCTTGACGCTCACCGTGCGCGAACAGCGGGCGACCGTCGAGGTGGTGAGCGAGCTCGACTCGGTGTTGAACCGACACAAGGGCGAGACCGAGGTTCGACTGCGGCTGGTGCGCGACGACACCGCGCGGGTGTTCGAGCTGCCCCACCGTGTTGAGACGAGCGCGGGCTTCTATGGCGAGGTGAAGGGTCTGCTGGGGCCTCGCGCGCTCACCTAA
- a CDS encoding flavin reductase family protein codes for MTTAPDATGFDAFAQAFRRHAAGVSVITALTPDGRPVGFTATSLASLAAVPPLATFNMARSASSWPAIEQTDRVAIHMLGQDDYTVARIMAGDNALRFIGDHWEPGPHGLPILKNVTAWMVGTIVARTPVADNAMIAVQIDQGALGEPDEPLLYHERTFRALGAELS; via the coding sequence ATGACCACTGCTCCAGACGCCACCGGATTCGACGCCTTCGCCCAGGCGTTTCGACGTCATGCTGCCGGCGTATCGGTGATCACGGCGCTCACGCCTGACGGTCGACCGGTCGGCTTCACGGCGACGTCTCTCGCGTCGCTCGCTGCGGTGCCTCCGCTCGCCACGTTCAACATGGCGCGATCTGCCAGCTCGTGGCCGGCCATCGAACAGACCGACCGGGTCGCCATCCACATGCTGGGCCAAGACGACTACACCGTCGCCCGCATCATGGCTGGCGACAATGCGCTGCGGTTCATCGGCGACCACTGGGAGCCGGGGCCGCACGGCCTGCCGATTCTGAAGAACGTGACGGCCTGGATGGTCGGCACAATTGTGGCCCGAACACCGGTCGCCGACAACGCGATGATCGCTGTGCAGATCGACCAGGGCGCGCTCGGCGAGCCAGACGAGCCCTTGCTCTACCACGAGCGAACCTTCCGGGCTCTCGGCGCTGAACTGAGCTAG
- a CDS encoding FtsQ-type POTRA domain-containing protein has product MRAAPSPEREVRAAARERRRAERAERRRFTRRTRRRRLIVLGSAVAIVTLVGGVALVTLSPLMSLTTITVAGTQRLDAAQVETALDRHIGTPLALLDEQAIRDDLASFTIIRSYTTEVVPPHSLIVRLVEREPVGAVQVGSTWQLVDAAGVVVESTPERPPGIPSISVDEATPDSLAFRSVASVLLALPDELRSRVDVITATTRDDVRFSMTGVGHRVVWGSGERSDYKARVLEAAITATDQSTAWEYDVSAPDSLVVRRA; this is encoded by the coding sequence GTGCGAGCGGCACCGTCGCCTGAGCGCGAGGTGCGCGCCGCTGCGCGCGAGCGTCGACGCGCCGAGCGTGCTGAACGCCGGCGCTTCACTCGACGCACTCGCCGTCGACGGCTGATCGTGCTGGGGTCGGCCGTGGCGATCGTGACTCTCGTGGGCGGCGTCGCGCTCGTGACGCTCTCGCCGCTCATGTCTCTCACCACCATCACCGTGGCCGGCACCCAGCGACTCGATGCGGCGCAGGTCGAGACTGCCCTCGATCGGCACATCGGCACCCCCTTGGCGCTGCTCGATGAGCAGGCCATCCGCGACGACCTGGCGAGCTTCACCATCATCAGGTCGTACACCACCGAGGTGGTGCCTCCGCACTCGCTGATCGTGCGCCTCGTCGAGCGAGAGCCCGTCGGTGCGGTGCAGGTCGGGTCGACCTGGCAGCTCGTGGATGCCGCGGGTGTGGTCGTGGAGTCGACGCCGGAGCGCCCGCCGGGCATCCCGTCGATCTCGGTCGACGAGGCGACACCCGATTCTCTGGCATTCCGCAGCGTGGCGTCTGTGCTGCTGGCGCTGCCCGACGAGCTGCGCTCTCGGGTCGACGTCATCACGGCGACGACTCGCGATGACGTGAGGTTCAGCATGACGGGGGTCGGGCACCGCGTGGTGTGGGGCAGCGGTGAGCGCTCTGACTACAAGGCCAGGGTTCTCGAAGCAGCGATCACGGCCACTGATCAGTCGACGGCCTGGGAGTACGACGTCTCGGCTCCCGACAGCCTGGTCGTGCGCCGGGCCTGA
- the ftsZ gene encoding cell division protein FtsZ yields MTSNQNYLAVIKVVGIGGGGVNAVNRMIELGLRGVEFIAINTDAQALLMSDADVKLDVGRELTRGLGAGADPEVGRRATEDHAEEIEEALAGADMVFVTAGEGGGTGTGGAPVVARIAKSIGALTIGVVTKPFAFEGKRRQAQADAGVASLKNEVDTLIVVPNDRLLEISDRGISMLEAFATADQVLLAGVQGITDLITTPGLINLDFADVKSVMQGAGSALMGIGSARGADRAIKAAELAVASPLLEASIDGAHGVLLSVQGGSNLGIFEINDAARLVQEAVHPEANIIFGAVIDDTLGDEVRVTVIAAGFDGGEPSTVHRDRRENFVPASHDLAAPPSTDADAAVLDRSWADDSSLGATAPLESVTVDDDDELDVPDFLR; encoded by the coding sequence GTGACATCGAACCAGAACTACCTCGCCGTGATCAAGGTCGTCGGCATCGGTGGAGGTGGTGTCAACGCCGTCAACCGCATGATCGAGCTCGGCCTGCGAGGCGTCGAGTTCATCGCGATCAACACCGACGCGCAGGCTCTGCTCATGAGCGATGCCGACGTCAAGCTCGACGTCGGGCGCGAGCTGACGCGCGGCCTCGGCGCGGGTGCTGACCCCGAAGTGGGGCGTCGTGCGACCGAAGACCACGCCGAAGAGATCGAAGAGGCCCTGGCTGGCGCCGACATGGTGTTCGTCACGGCCGGCGAGGGCGGAGGCACCGGCACGGGGGGTGCGCCCGTCGTGGCCCGCATCGCGAAGTCGATCGGGGCGCTCACCATCGGTGTCGTCACGAAGCCCTTCGCGTTCGAGGGCAAGCGCCGCCAAGCGCAGGCCGACGCCGGAGTCGCGAGTCTCAAGAACGAGGTCGACACCCTCATCGTCGTGCCCAACGATCGGTTGCTCGAGATCTCAGACCGCGGCATCTCGATGCTCGAGGCCTTCGCCACCGCCGATCAGGTGCTGCTGGCCGGCGTGCAGGGAATCACCGACCTCATCACCACACCCGGACTCATCAACCTCGACTTCGCCGACGTCAAGAGCGTCATGCAGGGCGCCGGCTCGGCCCTCATGGGAATCGGGTCGGCGCGGGGAGCCGATCGGGCCATCAAGGCCGCAGAGCTCGCCGTCGCGAGCCCTCTGCTCGAAGCAAGCATCGACGGCGCGCACGGCGTGCTGCTGTCGGTGCAGGGCGGCTCGAACCTCGGCATCTTCGAGATCAACGACGCCGCGCGGCTCGTGCAAGAGGCGGTGCACCCCGAAGCCAACATCATCTTCGGCGCCGTGATCGATGACACGCTCGGCGACGAAGTGCGAGTGACGGTCATCGCCGCGGGCTTCGACGGCGGCGAGCCGTCGACCGTGCACCGCGATCGCCGCGAGAACTTCGTGCCCGCCTCGCACGACCTGGCAGCGCCGCCGTCGACGGACGCTGATGCTGCGGTGCTCGACCGTTCGTGGGCCGACGATTCGTCTCTCGGCGCCACCGCGCCCCTCGAGTCGGTCACCGTCGATGACGATGACGAGCTCGACGTGCCCGACTTCTTGCGCTGA
- a CDS encoding YggS family pyridoxal phosphate-dependent enzyme: MYRIADACRDAGRAPAEITTIVVTKFHPASVIRELVGLGARDFGENRHQDAAPKAVELSELDIVWHFVGQLQSNKARAVAEYATVVHSVDRLSLVTALARTAAPLDVFIEVNLTDDPARGGVQPAAVDGLAEHVLQHPSLRLVGVMAVAPLDEQPRAAFARLRGISERVMMLEPAASSISAGMSSDFADAIAEGATHLRIGTAITGKRPDRP, from the coding sequence ATGTATCGCATCGCTGATGCCTGCCGTGATGCGGGCAGGGCGCCCGCTGAGATCACGACGATCGTGGTTACGAAGTTTCACCCGGCGTCGGTGATTCGTGAGCTCGTCGGCCTCGGCGCACGCGACTTCGGTGAGAACCGGCACCAGGATGCGGCGCCCAAGGCGGTCGAGCTGAGCGAGCTCGACATCGTGTGGCACTTCGTCGGTCAGCTGCAGTCGAACAAGGCGCGAGCGGTCGCCGAGTATGCGACGGTGGTGCACTCGGTCGACCGCCTCTCGCTCGTCACCGCCCTGGCCCGCACCGCTGCCCCGCTCGATGTCTTCATCGAGGTGAACCTCACCGACGATCCCGCCCGCGGAGGCGTGCAGCCTGCCGCTGTCGATGGCCTCGCCGAGCACGTGCTGCAGCATCCGTCGCTCCGCCTCGTCGGGGTGATGGCTGTCGCCCCCCTCGATGAGCAGCCGCGCGCCGCGTTCGCTCGGCTGCGCGGCATCTCAGAGCGAGTCATGATGCTCGAACCAGCGGCGTCGAGCATCTCGGCCGGCATGTCGTCAGACTTCGCCGACGCGATCGCTGAAGGCGCGACACACCTGCGCATCGGCACGGCAATCACCGGAAAACGGCCTGATCGCCCTTAA
- a CDS encoding GNAT family N-acetyltransferase, which yields MLDADLELAPLSSVPIADITRVLNEPRNARHMPLVGEPFTEDAAARWVAAKESQWQENGYGPWAVRVGGIFAGWGGFQEEEGMPDLALVLDPRFRGWGHDVARRMLDVGFDELRFTAVVAALPLSRAQPHVALARWGFTPDGEASIGGTTFRRFRLTAEAWARHQVSDPSEG from the coding sequence GTGCTTGATGCCGACCTCGAACTCGCACCTCTGAGTAGCGTCCCTATCGCCGACATAACGCGGGTGCTCAACGAACCGCGCAACGCGCGCCACATGCCGCTCGTCGGTGAGCCGTTCACCGAAGACGCTGCCGCACGATGGGTCGCGGCCAAGGAATCTCAGTGGCAAGAGAACGGCTACGGGCCTTGGGCTGTGCGTGTCGGGGGCATCTTCGCCGGCTGGGGCGGTTTCCAGGAAGAGGAAGGCATGCCCGACCTCGCCCTCGTGCTTGACCCTCGATTCAGGGGGTGGGGCCACGACGTGGCGAGGCGCATGCTCGACGTCGGATTCGACGAGTTGCGATTCACCGCCGTGGTCGCAGCGCTACCCCTCAGCCGAGCACAACCGCACGTGGCGCTCGCCCGCTGGGGGTTCACCCCCGACGGTGAGGCCTCGATCGGGGGAACCACGTTCCGACGCTTCCGCCTCACGGCCGAGGCCTGGGCACGACATCAAGTCTCAGACCCGAGCGAGGGCTAA
- a CDS encoding DivIVA domain-containing protein: MALTPEDVVNKRFQSTKFREGYDQDEVDDFLDEIVVELRRLTQENDELRQRLVAADARIAELQRGGGAPAPAQAAAPPVMPAPMPVPVAEAPAAPAGEPSADTNNLLQLARRLHEEHVREGQAKKEQLIAEGEAEAARIVAQASSAQQGQLQQLEQQRAALQRSVDELRTFEREYRQQLRTYIQGQLRELEGTAQPEGAPSSVPSSATGQAPSAPAAASPAQAPSYDQSYPGSAPAFPAPGSAPSYPAPQSPPPSQYPGYGS; encoded by the coding sequence ATGGCCCTCACGCCCGAAGACGTCGTGAACAAGCGCTTCCAGTCGACCAAGTTCCGTGAGGGATACGACCAAGACGAGGTCGATGATTTTCTCGACGAGATCGTCGTCGAGCTGCGTCGCCTGACGCAAGAGAACGACGAGCTTCGCCAGCGACTGGTGGCCGCCGATGCGCGCATCGCCGAGCTGCAGCGCGGCGGCGGGGCACCGGCACCCGCGCAGGCCGCGGCACCGCCCGTCATGCCGGCTCCCATGCCCGTGCCCGTCGCTGAAGCACCGGCGGCGCCCGCAGGCGAGCCCTCGGCCGACACCAACAACCTGCTCCAGCTCGCTCGCCGACTGCACGAAGAGCACGTGCGCGAGGGTCAGGCGAAGAAAGAGCAGCTCATCGCCGAGGGCGAGGCCGAAGCGGCTCGCATCGTCGCGCAGGCCTCGAGCGCGCAGCAGGGCCAGCTGCAGCAGCTCGAGCAGCAGCGTGCGGCGCTGCAGCGCAGCGTCGACGAGCTTCGCACCTTCGAACGCGAATACCGCCAGCAGCTGCGCACCTACATCCAAGGCCAGCTGCGCGAGCTCGAAGGAACCGCGCAGCCCGAGGGCGCGCCGAGCTCGGTGCCGTCGAGCGCGACCGGGCAGGCGCCCAGCGCGCCCGCGGCCGCGAGCCCCGCGCAGGCCCCTTCCTACGACCAGTCGTACCCGGGCTCGGCACCGGCGTTCCCCGCACCGGGTTCAGCGCCGTCATACCCTGCCCCCCAATCGCCTCCTCCCAGTCAGTACCCGGGGTACGGCTCCTGA
- a CDS encoding YggT family protein has protein sequence MPLAFSIILNIIYVALLVVFVAMWARFVFDWMLVLNPGWRPRGLVVVVAEVSYTITDPPIKAVRRVIPPLQLGSIRLDLAWTIVLIVLLILMSLTSGR, from the coding sequence GTGCCCCTCGCCTTCTCGATCATCCTGAACATCATCTACGTGGCGCTCCTCGTCGTGTTCGTGGCGATGTGGGCACGCTTCGTCTTCGACTGGATGCTCGTGCTCAACCCCGGCTGGCGCCCCCGCGGTCTCGTGGTCGTCGTCGCCGAGGTGAGCTACACGATCACCGACCCGCCGATCAAGGCCGTGCGGCGCGTGATTCCGCCTCTGCAATTGGGCTCGATCAGGCTCGACCTCGCCTGGACGATCGTGCTCATCGTGCTGCTCATTCTGATGTCGCTCACGAGCGGCCGATGA